One stretch of Haladaptatus sp. R4 DNA includes these proteins:
- a CDS encoding tubulin/FtsZ family protein, with product MKVVLIGVGQAGGKLTQRLAEFDASMDFDAVQGALAINSAKTDLQSLDVDTVLIGQDRVKGHGVGGDNELGAEVMQDDAGEVMNSLDGRITARADALFVVAGLGGGTGSGGAPVLIHELQQIYEIPVYALGVLPGRGEGSMYQANAGRSLKTVVREADATLLIDNDAWHESGQSVGEAFESINQQIAQRVGLLLASGEAVEGVGESVVDSSEVINTLRSGGVAALGYASAGASEDSAENINTVTSNTRQAILSNLSMPKATDADSALLVVAGDSDRIPRKGVEKARKWLEGETGSLQVRGGDFPLDSERLASLVLLGGVERSPRMQEFMERAKEANKQEERTEAPAEMFHNDQLDDLF from the coding sequence ATGAAAGTCGTCCTGATTGGTGTCGGTCAAGCGGGTGGGAAGCTGACACAGAGGCTCGCCGAATTCGACGCGAGCATGGATTTCGATGCGGTGCAAGGTGCGTTGGCCATCAACTCGGCAAAGACGGATTTACAGTCACTCGATGTAGATACCGTTCTCATCGGACAGGACCGGGTGAAGGGTCACGGTGTCGGTGGCGATAACGAACTCGGTGCCGAAGTGATGCAAGACGACGCTGGCGAAGTGATGAACTCCCTCGACGGACGGATCACAGCGCGGGCGGACGCCCTCTTCGTCGTCGCCGGACTCGGCGGCGGGACCGGAAGCGGCGGCGCGCCGGTGCTGATCCACGAACTCCAACAGATTTACGAGATTCCCGTGTACGCACTCGGCGTCCTCCCGGGACGGGGCGAAGGTTCGATGTACCAGGCCAACGCCGGTCGTTCGCTGAAAACCGTCGTCCGCGAGGCCGACGCGACGCTTCTCATCGACAACGACGCGTGGCACGAGTCGGGTCAGAGCGTCGGCGAAGCGTTCGAGAGCATCAACCAGCAAATCGCCCAACGTGTCGGCTTACTCCTCGCATCCGGGGAGGCGGTCGAAGGCGTCGGCGAGAGCGTCGTGGATTCGAGCGAGGTCATCAACACGCTTCGCTCGGGCGGCGTCGCGGCGCTCGGCTACGCCAGTGCGGGTGCCAGTGAGGACAGCGCCGAGAACATCAACACCGTGACGAGCAACACGCGGCAGGCGATCCTGAGCAACCTCAGCATGCCGAAAGCGACGGACGCCGACTCCGCGCTCCTCGTCGTCGCCGGGGATTCGGACAGGATTCCACGGAAGGGTGTCGAGAAGGCGCGCAAGTGGCTCGAAGGCGAAACCGGGAGTCTACAGGTCCGTGGCGGGGACTTCCCACTCGACAGCGAACGACTCGCGTCGTTGGTCCTCCTCGGCGGCGTCGAACGCTCGCCGCGCATGCAGGAGTTCATGGAACGCGCGAAGGAGGCGAACAAACAGGAAGAGCGCACGGAAGCCCCGGCCGAGATGTTCCACAACGACCAACTCGACGACTTGTTCTGA